The Sphingomonas naphthae nucleotide sequence CGGATCGGGTGGGATGCGGATAAGGCCGCGCTCGAAACGGGTCTGGAGCGAGAGTGCCAGATCAAGGCGGGTTGGGCCGGTCAGGAGCTGGCCAATCACACGGGTCGTGCCATGCCGGCGCTGCGCGTCCTCGACCACCTTCTCACCCATGCCGGTCTGGTCGATCCATGCCGACGCTATGCGCCGGGTCGCGAACTGCTGATCAAAGTGGGCATCCTGGTGGGCGAAGCTGGTCCCGACTTCCTCGTAACGATCGCGCAGCCACAGTACGTCGCCGACCAGCTCGAACGTCCATTGGATGGCGCCATCCTTGCGTCGTGCCACGTCGCGGCCGAGGTAGCAGAGGCCCCCTGCGTACAGATCGGCTCGGCCGGCGTCGGCATGTTCGCAGGCCGCCAGATCCTCGGGCTTTATGAGCGAGCCCGATCCGGCCTTGGGAATGCAGTCCAGCTCTTCCTCGGCATCGGCACCGTAGCTGGCGCGCACCTCGGCGATCCACGTCGCCTTGTCGGCGATCTGTGCGCCCTTCGTCGCGGCGACCATCCGAACGCGCTCATACAGGCCGTCTTCGATCGCCTGGTCGAAGGCGATCGTTACCGCCTGGCCGCGCCGCCGGCCTGCGCGCACTTCGTCCAGGAGGACATTGAATGGATTGCCGACCCCGTCATGGGTCGAGATGATGATCACCTGGCCGCCCCAGATCAGCAGCGCCATGGCGGCCTTGATGACCTCGCCCAGATTCTTGTGAAATGCGGCTTCGTCCACGACGACGATGCCCTGCTTACCGCGAAAAGCTCGCGGCACGGACGGCAGCGCCGTGATTTTCAGCCCGGACGAAAAGCGGATGCTGAACGCCTTGATTGGCCCCTCATCATCCTCGATCACTTCCTCGCCGATCGCGTCGGCCGCGATCCCGTAGGCCCGCGCCCACATGGCGCACACGTCGATAAACTCGCGCGCCATCTCCAGGTCGTAGCCCATGTACCAGCCGGTCTGCCCGCCGGCCGAGACGCGCGTGGCGGCGCGCAGTACGAGATAGGCGGCCACGCCCCAGGTCAGGCCGATACGACGGCTCTTCTCGATGATAACCAGGGCTGTGCCGGCGTAGAGCAGATCGACCGTGCGGCGCTGATAGCCGAGCAGCAGATCGCCCGGCGGAAGCCGGCCGAGCAGCTGCTCGGTCGCCTCGCGGTCGGCCGAGGTGCTGACGTCCTTCCATGGGGCGCTCACGCGTCGGAGCCCAGGACGGCGCGGCGGATGAAATCGACGGTTTCCTTGCCGAGCCCGCTTTGCTTCGCGGCGCCCTCGGCGCGCTTGGCCGCCTCCTTTCGAGCCTCTTCGCGTACCTTCAGGACCATGTCGGCATTCGTCTTCCGGGCGCCCGCCAGCGCCTGCAATGACTTCGTCAGATAGGCGACGTCCTTGGGCTCGAACATCACCGGCGAGCCATCGCCATCGTCGTTGGTCGCCGTGGTCAGGCGCAGGATCATCGCGTGCATCAGCTCGATATTCAGATCAGCGGTGCGATCCTCGGAGGCGTCGCCGACATGAGAGATCAGCGCATTGGCCACTTCACGCGACTGGCGAAGCTGCGCGCCAATCTCCTCGATCGACTTGACGTGGCGGCCGAGCGCCGAGCGCGACACCTCGCCCTTGCCGAGCTGCCGCAGCTTCGTGAGGATTTCATCGATCGTCCAGCCGTGGTCGATCCGCAGCTTGCCGATCAGATCCTTGATCTCGGGATCGAGCCGATCGACCGTGGACGGCCGGCGCCGCAGGGGCCGCGCCACCGATCAGACCTTCGGCGCCGGCCGCTGGACGCCAGGATAGGTCGACAGCCCCGCCTGCACGTCCAGTCCGCGTTCGGTGATCGTCGCGACGACAAGATCGGCCATCGGCTCGCGCGTCGTCACCAGGCGCGCGTCCGCCAGCCACGCCAGCTCGCCGCGCACCATCGACCGCGAGGCCGTCAGGCCGAGATCGCCCACCGCCTGGCACAGGATGGAGCTGTTGGCCGCATAGCCCGGTGCGACCGCCAGGACGCGCAGCAGCGACAGGCGTAAATGCGGCAGGAAGGCCTCTTCCAGATAGCTCATTGCCCCTTGATCCCCCGCTCGAGGAAATAACCTTCGATGCGGGCCACCCCCGCCTCGGTGCGATCCGCGGCTTTCACCGCGCCCTGCAATTCGGAGCGCAGGGCCATGATCTGCCCCTCCAACGCCACCACTTCGCCGCTCGACGCGACCCGTGCTTCCATTGCTCTGATCTCCCCCCGGAGCGTTTCGACTTCACTTGTGCGGGCAAACCCCTTGAGCTTGCCCTTCAGCTCGCGGACCTCGCCCCCGATGGTATTCAGCTGGCGTTGCAGCGCCCCGGTCCCCACCGGGTTGCTCTTGCCGCCCCGAAAGGCGGAGATGCCGACGAACGTGAGGATCGCCACGCACAGGACGATCTCGATTAAATTAAACGACATCGTCGCTCCCCTTCTTCGACCAGGCTGCCGCCCACGCATCGAGCGCGACCCTGGCGAGCGTCATCACCGACTTTGCGACCATCGCCACGAAGGCGAGGCCCGAATATCCAAGGCCCACGCTCCACCCGAGCGCAATGATCGGCCGCTTCTCCCCGGCTATCACCAACCCCAGCACGCCCAGCGCCAGGAGGATGGTGAGCGCGGCATTGCCGGATCGGCCGAGCTTGGCGCCGGCTTCAGAGGCAGGCGCCACGCGTCGGGCGAGGAACACGCCCAAAACGCCGAACAGGGCCGACAGCACCGGCACCTGCCAGCCGGCGACAATGATGATCGAGGGGCCGAACGACGGCATCGGGCCGGGCTGCATCGCCGAGGCCACGCTGGCCAAGCCCGCGCCGAACACCGGCCCGGCGATCGCCTGACGGACCATGAACCGGATCATACGAACAGCGCCCATCCGGTGGGGCTCGCGGCGCTCTCCCGCCGATCGCCGCGATAACCGAGACGTTTCAGCATCGCCCAATCGACGATGCGGTCCCGGCGATTATCCAGCACGATCGTGTTGCCGCCACTTTCGACCGTCACGACGCAATGGCGCTCGGCCGTCTCGGTCCAGCACACCGCCAACCGGACGTCGCCGACCGGCCAGCCCAGGCGAACCAGCTCCGCCTGTTTTGCGAGCGCCATATCCTCGCAATCCGCCCCGGTGCCCGGCCGTGCCGGCTCCCAATGCTCGACGACACCAAACGTGGCGAGATCGGATAGCTGGCGCGACGCATGGTTCACGCGCAGATTGACCGCCGCCAGTTCGCGCCGCTGCGCCGCTGTCAGCGCGTGCATCGCGGCCACTCCGGATGTCGGCGACACAGATCGACCCAGCCGGTGGGCGGATCGGCGGGACCGCCGTCGCGCATCGGCGACGGGGCCGGGGCGCAGCTGACCAGCGCGAGGGCCAAGAACAACGCGCGGCTCATGTCGGCACCACGAAGGAGGTTGACGGCAGCTTCTGGACGTCCGCGTCGTACAGGCGGACGCCCGATGCGCTGGCGGTGGCAGCGCGGTCGATCGTGACGGTCGTGCCGCTCACATTCTCCACGCGCGCGCCGACCGGGATGCCGGCCCCGCGAATATGGTCGCCCTTGCGCCAGCTCGGCGCATAACTCACGCCTGTGATATCCGCGCTCCCGGCGGTGGTGACGCCAGTGTTGGGGTAATGGAAGCGCATCCACCACGTCAGGCTCAGCGTATAATTCGCCGAATAGAAGCTGGTACCGACGCCGGTGACGGTGACCGCCGATCCGCTGATTGCGGTGACGCGGCCCAGGACATCGGCATAGTAGGGTTGGCGGGTGACGTTGCCAAACCAGTCCTCGATCGGCAGCTCCTCGGTGCTGACCGTATCGCCGATCCTGAAGATCGAGGGGTCGGGCGCGAGGAAGGTGGCGGTGCCATCGCCGTTCGCCGTTACGGCCGTCGAGCCGAGGGAAATCGAGGCGACCCCCACGCCAATGCGATATTCGTTGAGCGGCTCGTTCATGAACACGAGCTTCTGGCCGCTGCACGCATAGGATCGATCGTGCAGGTTCGGCCCGCCGGCCATCTGGATCTGGTCGATATTGTTGTTGCCGTTGCCGTTGCCCAGCACGCCATCGTTGATGATCATCGACGATATGAAGCGGAACAGGCCCGATCGCGCTGGCGTCGGCCCGAGCTGCACCTCGCCACCATAGGGTGAATTGGCCGCGTTCAGGCCGCTACCGCCGATCGAGCAATTCTCGAACGTGACGTTCTTGCCGGCCGGCGTGAACAGCTTGTGCGGGACCATAGTGCCCGTCTCGAACGAGCAGGAATCGAATTTGACCGGCACATTGGCGTACATGAAGACATCGGCGAATTTCGAGCCGGTCGCCATGTTCAGGTGACAGTTGAAGAAGGAAGCGCCGTAGAGCGCCGCCGCGTAGCTGCCGCCGATAAAGCCGAGGCTCGCGAAACTCTCGGCGTGCATGTCGTACACCTTCGCGGCCGGTTCGGCGTGCGACCCGTAAGCCGCGAAGATGTATTTGATGAAGCCGATGTTGAGGCCGAAGATATGCGGCACCGGACCATTGCGGGCGCCGTAGTGGAGACCCGAGAAAGCGAACTCGGAACCGAACACCGTACCGCCGTGCCAGAAATAGCTGCGCGCCTGTGTTTGCGTCGTCGCCACGCCGATCCGGTTGAATTGCAGGAAGCAATCGTACCAGTGAAATTCGGACGAACCGTTGGACTGGCCGACCGCGTCGGTTAGGAAGGCGCAGACGGTGTTGACCACCGACACTTCGCGGAAGACCAAGCCGGCCGACGCTGGCGGCGTGTTGGAGTAATAGGCCGCATAGCCCGGCCAGCCCCCGTCGCTCGGCACGGTGTTCCCGCCAAACGGATCGACCGCGATGCCAGTGTGGGGCGAATAGCGGCTGTCGCGCACGCCGTTGTTGAGGAAGAACGCTGGGTTCAAGATCTGTTCGATCTGAGCCGGATAGCCGTAGGTGTTCCGCCCCACGATCTGGATGCTCTCGATCGTGCAGCCGCGACCGCCCTGAAGGCCGACAACAAACAGATCGCCGAACGTAGAGGTGATGACCGTGGAAGCGCGGTTATAGCCGATGTTGCCACCGTCACCGCGCCATTTCAGCGTCACGAAGTCCCACGCACCGCCGCTAGAACGCTTGGCGATGAACAGAGGCTTGGAGACTTTGTAGCCGCCCTTCGGGGTATAGAGCTTCAGGCCGTTCGCGATCGAATAGTCGATAGCGGCCTGAAGGCGCGCCCAGTCGTCCGGCAGGTTGCCGTAAGTCGTCGGGGACAACGCATCCGTGGTGGCGCCGCCCAACGCGCCAAAATGACGGCTATTCACCTCGCCGCCGTCATGGGCGAGACGGAACACCCGGCCATTCGACGTAAGCACCGACGAATAGGGGTTGGCTGCGACATAAGCGGCGTTCAGGCCGCCGTCGTAGCGCAGCAGCGGATAAGAGCCGTCGCCATAGCTGCCGTAGCCCGAACACAGGATGAGATCGGTGCCGTTGGGGACCAGGAGCCCCGAGACATTGTTGAACGGCCCCACGGCCATCGCATTGCCGCCAGGATCGCCCTTGTCGCCGACGAACAGGTAGGAGCGCACCCAGGAGCCGCCGCCGGGCGCGCCCTGCTTCAGATAATAGCCGTTCCGCCCGATCGCGGCATCGCCGTAGACCAGCGCCAAGGCGCCATCCGCCGCCGACAAAGGAAGATCGGATGAGCCGAGCGCGGCGATCGCCGCCGGCCCCACAGTGGACAGCAGGCGCTGGAAGTCCATCGCCTGCATCTCGCCGCCCGGCGCCTGGACGGCGATCAGATCGGTCGGATTGAGCGTGTTGCGGCGCGCGAGCTGGTCGAGCCGGCGGGTCTCCAATTCGATCACGCCGACTTGCCCCACCAATTCTCGGGGTGGCCGGGCATGAACCAGTCTGAGCGATTATCCCACCCGGCCAGATAGATCCCGTCGCTGGGCCGCCGTGCCACGAGATTCTCGTAATATTCCTCGCGCATCGCCCACCAGGCGCCCGCCATTGCCTCTTCGCTGCGAGCCGCCCGAGCGGCGAAGGCCCTCGCCGTCGCGCCGTTGACGCCGATCACGCCATCCTGGCCTACGTCGAGCAGATCTTGCAGCAGCTTGATCGAGGCGACGGGACCGGCACCCCAGCCGAAATCCACGATCGAGGCGGTCGCCCGGTTCCAGACAAGGCGGTCAAGACCGGGGCCGACGTAGAACAGCTTGCGCGCGATCGCGACCGCCTTGGCCAGATCGATAGCCTTGATGTCGGCGGCGCTGATGTTGGTTCGGCCGAGATAGGTGGCAAGAGTGGCGGCGGTGACACCGAAATTGGAGCCGACCAGCGCGCCCTGGCCCTTCTTCTGCGCCTTGGCGCCGGGCAGGTACCAATTGCCATTGTCGTTCGGATCGAGCGAGAGATAACCGCGCCGCTCGCTGCCCTCCCAGCGGCGGATATAGGCCGCGAAGAAACCGTCCGGTGAAATCATGTGGCGCATCCCTGAAGCGATGTCAGGGTGATGGCGGCCTATGCCCGGCCGGTCGTCATGACGTTGTCATGGAAAGCGGTCGGTTACTCGAAAAGGTCTATTTGTCCGCTCTCGGGATCGTCTTCGCCGAGGATGCGATAGACCTGCCGTTCGCTATAGCCTGTCTGCTCGGCAATGCTGGTACGGGTCAAGCGCCCGGTGGCCGCCAGCTCGCGCACCACTTCGCGCTCCCGGCCGCGCTTGGGGATGTGCAGGCGGGTCGCCGGCATTGCCTCGACCAGGCGCATCGCATCGTCCAGCCCGACCGTCTTGACTAGCGGGTCATGGGGGCTGAGCCGCTTCGGGATATAGAGATAGCGCCCGCCGAATTTGCGCACGATCGCATTCGCCGCCGTCTCGCCGACCGCATCGACCAGCAGCTGGTAGGATGGCGAAATCTGCGCGTCGTGCGCCATGGCCTATACGCCTCGCGCCGCGCGCAGCTTTTCGCCGAGACCGGCCGCCAGCACGCCGAGATCGCCATCGGACGCGAAGATGTGGCCGGTATCGAACCGCATCCCGAGCAGCGACCAGGCCGCCTGCTCGACCGACCAGTCACGCGGCGCGATCTTGGCGGACTTGAGCTTGGCGAGGATCGCCGCGACCAGGCGCAGGCGCAACGTGCGGACGGCGCGATCGGGGGCGACGGCGGACAGTTCCTGCGACCACCCCTCGCGCTCGGCCATCGCCTTCAGCGCCTCGATCAGGCGATAGCCGAGACGCTGATCGGCCCACTGCATCCGCTCGCAGCCAAGCTGGCGGCACGCAAACGCCTCCAGCGCCTGTTCGGAAGGATTGCGGACGGCGCCGAGTTGATGGAGCGAGATCCACATCGCCCGCGCTTTACCCGCCACCTTATGATCGGCGGCTGGCCGGCCGCCACGCTGGGGGCGAGGCGCCGACGCCGCCGCCTTGGCCGTGAAGCCGCGCGACTTGAAACGCTCGACGACATCGACCAGCTGGCCGTCGCTGCAATCGGCCGCGCTGGAGACGCCGGCGACGTCCATCAGCACCGCCATGTAATCGTCATCGGTCAGCCCCAGCTCCTTCTTCGCCACATGCACCTTGGCGATGAGAGCGCGGCGGCGGGGGTTGGCGGCGAACTGGGCGGGGCGAGAGACAGCGGCGCTCATTGCAGGGGCATCCGGAGC carries:
- a CDS encoding transglutaminase-like cysteine peptidase, with translation MHALTAAQRRELAAVNLRVNHASRQLSDLATFGVVEHWEPARPGTGADCEDMALAKQAELVRLGWPVGDVRLAVCWTETAERHCVVTVESGGNTIVLDNRRDRIVDWAMLKRLGYRGDRRESAASPTGWALFV
- a CDS encoding putative peptidoglycan-binding domain-containing protein; this translates as MISPDGFFAAYIRRWEGSERRGYLSLDPNDNGNWYLPGAKAQKKGQGALVGSNFGVTAATLATYLGRTNISAADIKAIDLAKAVAIARKLFYVGPGLDRLVWNRATASIVDFGWGAGPVASIKLLQDLLDVGQDGVIGVNGATARAFAARAARSEEAMAGAWWAMREEYYENLVARRPSDGIYLAGWDNRSDWFMPGHPENWWGKSA
- a CDS encoding terminase large subunit domain-containing protein, with translation MAAYLVLRAATRVSAGGQTGWYMGYDLEMAREFIDVCAMWARAYGIAADAIGEEVIEDDEGPIKAFSIRFSSGLKITALPSVPRAFRGKQGIVVVDEAAFHKNLGEVIKAAMALLIWGGQVIIISTHDGVGNPFNVLLDEVRAGRRRGQAVTIAFDQAIEDGLYERVRMVAATKGAQIADKATWIAEVRASYGADAEEELDCIPKAGSGSLIKPEDLAACEHADAGRADLYAGGLCYLGRDVARRKDGAIQWTFELVGDVLWLRDRYEEVGTSFAHQDAHFDQQFATRRIASAWIDQTGMGEKVVEDAQRRHGTTRVIGQLLTGPTRLDLALSLQTRFERGLIRIPPDPVIRSDLRAIKRASSVGGGVRIINEGEVHADRFWAGALASRAADIPFQAIEYHGVNRAAAAANRAGMRDRASDDDITPGGRFGAGAW
- a CDS encoding DUF3486 family protein, with the translated sequence MARPLRRRPSTVDRLDPEIKDLIGKLRIDHGWTIDEILTKLRQLGKGEVSRSALGRHVKSIEEIGAQLRQSREVANALISHVGDASEDRTADLNIELMHAMILRLTTATNDDGDGSPVMFEPKDVAYLTKSLQALAGARKTNADMVLKVREEARKEAAKRAEGAAKQSGLGKETVDFIRRAVLGSDA
- a CDS encoding regulatory protein GemA; the encoded protein is MSAAVSRPAQFAANPRRRALIAKVHVAKKELGLTDDDYMAVLMDVAGVSSAADCSDGQLVDVVERFKSRGFTAKAAASAPRPQRGGRPAADHKVAGKARAMWISLHQLGAVRNPSEQALEAFACRQLGCERMQWADQRLGYRLIEALKAMAEREGWSQELSAVAPDRAVRTLRLRLVAAILAKLKSAKIAPRDWSVEQAAWSLLGMRFDTGHIFASDGDLGVLAAGLGEKLRAARGV
- a CDS encoding ArsR family transcriptional regulator; amino-acid sequence: MSYLEEAFLPHLRLSLLRVLAVAPGYAANSSILCQAVGDLGLTASRSMVRGELAWLADARLVTTREPMADLVVATITERGLDVQAGLSTYPGVQRPAPKV